CATATGGaggtgtagggggtgggggtaaccTTAAAAATGGATCAAGGTACAGGTCTGCAGAAGCCGTAGAGGAAAGAAAGGGAGCACAGTTTGGAGAAAGGAGGTGGCGGTGGGAGGGGACGTCCCATCGAAGGAGAGGGTGTCCGACTGAAGGACAGACTCAGCCGAAGAGTAGATGAATGGACAAAgcgaggagggagagggaaacagagaggaaggagagcaggggagaggaggaggaagagggaggaaggcCGGGAGAGTCAAAGCCGGGCGGGCACTCCAGCTCGAAGCAGCGCACGGAGGAGGCGTCCTCGTTCCCATAGTTGGCCCAGTACTCCTCTGGGTCCAGCTTGGGCagcgccgcctcctcctctgccaGCTCGTACttggaggggaaggaggaggaggaggaggaggtggaggggccGAGGAGGGGCTTGACCGCGAAGGGGAAGGCCTTGACGGCCTCGGAGGTCTTGGCGTAGGAGGACTTGGTGGAGGCGGCGGCCTTGGCCTTGGAGAACCACCAGCGGGTCTTGGTGCtgaaggtggtggtggtggtgccgGCCAGGGAGCCGGGGTCGGGCAGCGGGCAGAGGGCGAAGTCCATCTCGCGCAGGAAGCGCAGGTCCTGGCCGCGGCGGGGGGACGGAGAGGAGCACAGCACCTCGGAGCTGGACACGCGGGACTGGCGGAAGAACTCCCAGAGCGGCCGGGCCTCGCAGCCGCAGGACCAGGGGTTCCCGTTCAGCCGCAGGAACTCGATGGAGCCCAGGTCGCGCAGCGGCTGCCCGGGCAGCTCCGCCAGGGAGTTGTTGAAGAGGAAGAGCATGGTGAGCCGGCCCAGGTCGCGGAAGGCCTTGCGGTGCACCTGCCGCACGCGGTTGTCGTGCACGAGCAGGCGGTCCAGGTTGACCAGGCCCCTGAACACGTTCTCGGAGAGGGTGCGGATGCGGTTGCCGTGCAGGAAGAGCTGGCTGAGGTTGACCAGGTCGGAGAAGAGGTCGTCCTGCAGGAAGTGCAGCTGGTTCTCCTGCAGGTACAGGAAGTGCAGGCTGTAGAGCTTGCGGAAGATGTCGTGGGGCAGGGCGGCCAGCCGGCAGCGGTGCATGTGCAGGCTCTGCAGCTTCTCCAGGCCCCGGAAGGCCCCGCCCTCCAGCCGGTGCAGGTGGGGGTTGTCccccaggtccagctcctccagctccctcaGCTCACTGAAGGCTCCCGCCTCAATCCAGGTGATGTTATTGGAGTAGAGCCACAGCACCTGCAGcatgaggggagggggagaggcacagagaaagaggggagggaaagagagaaagggatagagaggagagggaaagagaatgATAGATAAGTAAGTACAGTTGTATTGTGCCAAATGGCCAAAAACATCATGTGACACTTGTTTATATGTAGACCAcatctgggtcaaatacgtgtttgttttggattcaaatacattttgacactttactgatcttgtctggtgtattagaaccaatgaaacactctcaaaaaatgtaaaccccgccttctggtcacattggcaggctcaattacaccaggcaagatcaacagagtacagaaaagtatttgaatccaaaacaaacacatatttgacccaggtgtgATGTAGACCGAGTGCCCAGGTGTGATGTAGACTGAGCGCCCAGGTGTGATGTAGACTGAGCGCCCAGGTGTGATGTAGACTGAGCGCCCAGGTGTGATGTAGACTGAGCGCCCAGGTGTGATGTAGACTGAGCGCCCAGGTGCGCGTGTTGGCGCGCTCGCCTACCTGAGTCTGGAAGCCGAAGGAGTCGACCCGCAGCTCGGTGATGCGGTTGTTCTGCAGGAAGACGCGCTGCGAGTCATACGGCACGCCAGCTGGCACGGAGGTGAAGTTCTGCGCCTGGCAGCTGACCGTCATGGGGGAGGGGTAGCACACGCACAGGCGCGGGCACCCACGGGCGGGGGCCGGCTTCACCAGCACCAGCCACAGGACCAGCCACAGGGACAGACCAcctggggagaggagaggcacggggggggggttaaaccATCTGACCTGCTGCTGCGCTCACACAGTCATTACAGCACGGAGGAAATAATCAGGccaacagagggagagggagaggggggaagagagggagggggagagggagagagagagagaggagaggagagagatggagagggagagattttgGAATAACACTAATTTGGCGAGAGGAGCTGTCCAGCCTGTTGGTGCTGAAAGGTTTGGTCTGGGGAACGGTGTGAGGAGGCTCATATAAAGAGCGGGAGAAAAGCGGGGGATTCACGTGTCAGATCCACTCATTCCAATGCACGGAGCTGTACATGGCTCGcgcaaatattcatattcaaataaTGCTGTTATTATTGTCGCGATTACGACTACTGTTATTGTTATTCGCCTTCAAGTTTGCTATTAATGTCCTGAAAGTtaacactaacagcaaacaatACAAAAGTTAAGTTCCGATCTTCAATGGCACAATTTACGTCAGAGCTCTGAAAACCAAAACGGCTCTGTAACTGACCCCCATAAATTTTTCACAAAGACTGTTCGGGTGTTCATGTATCAGATTACGCACGACAACAATGAAGACAACAACtcagaatgaataaataaaaacgaattCATCCGCAAGAACAACATTTTCCAGCGTGTTGCTTCTCTGACCCACCCTCAAATAACGCGACACGGTTCATTACGCGGTCCACGCTTGCTGCAAGCCAAGCGAAAAACTCTGTTTGACTATATCCTGTCCAAGAACTAAAGATTCAACAGCAATTAACTCTCTGACGTTCTTATAACTTCAAACTAATTTCATGGACATTTTCCACGATGATGCTCTAGTCTATTAGTGCCAGGCTACAGTTATACTAATAACCTTCCGGTGTTTCATATAATGTTGAATAAA
This region of Anguilla anguilla isolate fAngAng1 chromosome 5, fAngAng1.pri, whole genome shotgun sequence genomic DNA includes:
- the rtn4rl2a gene encoding reticulon-4 receptor-like 2a, with the protein product METRSTTRSCRRSSTRTFKSGLSLWLVLWLVLVKPAPARGCPRLCVCYPSPMTVSCQAQNFTSVPAGVPYDSQRVFLQNNRITELRVDSFGFQTQVLWLYSNNITWIEAGAFSELRELEELDLGDNPHLHRLEGGAFRGLEKLQSLHMHRCRLAALPHDIFRKLYSLHFLYLQENQLHFLQDDLFSDLVNLSQLFLHGNRIRTLSENVFRGLVNLDRLLVHDNRVRQVHRKAFRDLGRLTMLFLFNNSLAELPGQPLRDLGSIEFLRLNGNPWSCGCEARPLWEFFRQSRVSSSEVLCSSPSPRRGQDLRFLREMDFALCPLPDPGSLAGTTTTTFSTKTRWWFSKAKAAASTKSSYAKTSEAVKAFPFAVKPLLGPSTSSSSSSFPSKYELAEEEAALPKLDPEEYWANYGNEDASSVRCFELECPPGFDSPGLPPSSSSSPLLSFLSVSLSLLALSIHLLFG